GATGAACAATGCCGGTTTCAGAACCACAGCTTTCAGCCTGAGTGGTGTGGGCACCAAAAGCATTCCCATCTCCCGGCCGCAGTTGCTGATCACAGGCAAGAAAAAAAAGAAAACAATTTACCTCCTGTTCCGTGATGCTGAAAGGGGAGAAAAGCCGTCCATGGCCTGGTACGGGAAGTCTTCAAAAAATAAATGGCGGATCACCGATCTTTCCGTGCAACCGGTAGGCGCATGGGAACCCTCTTTTGATACGGAATTGTGGAAGAAAGAACAACTGTTACACCTGTTTCTTCAGAAAGTGGTACAGATAGACGGAGAAGGAAAAGCGAATATACCGCCACAGGATGTCCAGGTTTTAGAATGTAACCCGAAAAAATTAACCAGATTATAGATTCAACAAGCATGCAACACTCCAATTTCACCAGCCGCCTGCTGGCCGCAGGCATCACAGTATTCACCCTCGCAGGATGCGCCGCTACAAAGCAGGCTTCTTTTAAAAAAGATCCTGCATTATTGCAAACCATCGAACAGGAATTCAAAGACGGAGACGCCCAATACCAGGTGCTGATGAAAGCACTGCCTGAAGATAAGTTTCCAAAAACCTTCTTCCCCAAAACAGGGAAACACGAGTTCAGCGGATCCGGCTGGTGGTGCAGCGGTTTCTATCCCGGTACACTGTTCTACCTCCATGAACAAACGAAGAACCCCGTTCTGGAGAAAGAACTGACACGTATTCTGAAGCCCCTGGAAAAAGAGCAGTTCAACAAAACCACACACGACCTCGGTTTTATGATGTTCTGCAGTTTCGGGAACGTGTACCTCAAAAATCCTACCCCCGAATACAAACAAATCCTCATCAACAGTGCGAAGTCACTCGCTTCCAGGTTCAACCCAACCGTAGGCTGCATCCGCTCCTGGGATTCGCGCAACAACGATTTCCTGGTGATCATCGACAATATGATGAACCTTGAATTGCTGTTCTGGGCCACCAAAGAAACAGGTGATTCTTCTTTCTACAACATCGCGGTAACGCACGCGAACACGACCATGAAAAATCACTTCCGCCCCGATTTCAGTTCC
The Parasegetibacter sp. NRK P23 DNA segment above includes these coding regions:
- a CDS encoding glycoside hydrolase family 88 protein yields the protein MQHSNFTSRLLAAGITVFTLAGCAATKQASFKKDPALLQTIEQEFKDGDAQYQVLMKALPEDKFPKTFFPKTGKHEFSGSGWWCSGFYPGTLFYLHEQTKNPVLEKELTRILKPLEKEQFNKTTHDLGFMMFCSFGNVYLKNPTPEYKQILINSAKSLASRFNPTVGCIRSWDSRNNDFLVIIDNMMNLELLFWATKETGDSSFYNIAVTHANTTMKNHFRPDFSSYHVINYNATDGSVKQKKTAQGYSDASAWARGQAWGLYGFTVMYRATKDKKYLEQAEHIADFILNHPNLPADKIPYWDFNAPDIPKALRDASAGAVMAAAFMELYKYTGKEKAKTYYNAGETMIRSLSAAPYNAAPGTNGGFILQHSVGHIPQGTEVDVPLTYADYYYVEAMKRYKENR